A genomic window from Pseudonocardia broussonetiae includes:
- a CDS encoding DNA translocase FtsK, with product MAGRTTTSSTARASSPRKRPSSTRRAPARRPPARKAPPRRDLLDKAIDATGRGMARLGRATGKAVGRTREIDPAHRRDGLGVALLVLAVVTAAGVWWGAGGPVGQWLSGAVGSVIGRGAYLLPLILLVVGIVLVATEPQPDSRPRVAVGTLLLALGGLGLVHLVSGSPVEPALWATGGGAVGYLAATPLATGLTAWVAAPVLVLLTGYAFLVLTATPVRAVPDRVRRLLGRAVEPAEGETGSEGGEAEEIVPDPVIEAETALRRPARRRQARVADVVRDELGEPPVVIDQEDVPLPDEPPMEEPPPPVRRRPPAAIVATPPVVDEPDGPVGEQLRLTVPDREGEPPYVLPPADLLPTGPVPKTRSSANDAMIERITGVLEQFSIDAQVTGFTRGPTVTRYEIELGPAVKVEKITQLTKNISYAVATDNVRILAPIPGKSAVGIEVPNTDREMVRLGDVLRSGTARAEQHPLVVGLGKDIEGHFLTANLAKMPHLLVAGSTGSGKSSFVNSMLVSLLSRATPDEVRMILIDPKMVELTPYEGIPHLITPIITQPKKAASALAWLVEEMEQRYQDMQVNKVRHVDEFNRKVRNGEITAPLGSERVYRPYPYILCIVDELADLMMTAPRDVEDAVVRITQKARAAGIHLVLATQRPSVDVVTGLIKTNVPSRLAFATSSLTDSRVILDQPGAEKLIGMGDALYLPMGMSKPVRMQGAFVDDDEISAVVAFTKDQAEPTYTEGVTAQKAGEAKEVDPEIGDDLELLVQATELIVTSQFGSTSMLQRKLRVGFAKAGRLMDLLETRGVVGPSEGSKARDVLIKPDELDGVIWLMRGGGGSEPEEPDE from the coding sequence ATGGCAGGACGGACGACGACCAGCAGCACGGCGCGCGCGTCGTCCCCCCGCAAGCGCCCGTCGTCGACGCGCCGGGCCCCCGCGCGGCGGCCCCCGGCCCGCAAGGCGCCCCCGCGCCGCGACCTGCTCGACAAGGCCATCGACGCCACCGGCCGCGGCATGGCCCGCCTCGGGCGCGCCACCGGCAAGGCCGTCGGGCGCACCCGCGAGATCGACCCGGCCCACCGCCGCGACGGCCTCGGCGTCGCCCTGCTCGTGCTCGCCGTCGTCACCGCGGCGGGCGTGTGGTGGGGCGCGGGCGGGCCGGTGGGGCAGTGGCTCTCCGGCGCCGTCGGCTCGGTCATCGGGCGCGGCGCGTACCTGCTGCCGCTGATCCTGCTCGTCGTCGGCATCGTGCTGGTGGCCACCGAGCCGCAGCCCGACTCGCGCCCGCGCGTCGCCGTCGGGACGCTGCTGCTCGCCCTCGGCGGGCTCGGGCTCGTGCACCTGGTGTCCGGCTCGCCCGTCGAGCCCGCGCTGTGGGCCACCGGAGGAGGGGCCGTCGGCTACCTCGCGGCCACGCCGCTCGCCACCGGGCTCACGGCCTGGGTCGCCGCGCCCGTGCTCGTCCTGCTCACCGGGTACGCGTTCCTCGTGCTCACCGCCACGCCGGTCCGCGCGGTGCCCGACCGCGTCCGGCGCCTGCTCGGCCGGGCCGTCGAGCCGGCCGAGGGCGAGACCGGGTCCGAGGGCGGCGAGGCCGAGGAGATCGTCCCCGACCCCGTCATCGAGGCGGAGACGGCGCTGCGCCGCCCGGCGCGCCGCCGGCAGGCCAGGGTCGCCGACGTCGTCCGCGACGAGCTGGGCGAGCCGCCCGTCGTCATCGACCAGGAGGACGTCCCGCTCCCCGACGAGCCGCCGATGGAGGAGCCCCCGCCGCCGGTGCGCCGCCGCCCGCCGGCCGCGATCGTCGCCACGCCGCCCGTCGTCGACGAGCCGGACGGCCCCGTCGGCGAGCAGCTGCGCCTCACCGTGCCCGACCGCGAGGGCGAGCCGCCCTACGTCCTGCCGCCCGCCGACCTGCTGCCCACCGGGCCCGTCCCGAAGACCCGCAGCAGCGCGAACGACGCCATGATCGAGCGGATCACCGGCGTGCTGGAGCAGTTCTCCATCGACGCGCAGGTCACCGGCTTCACGCGCGGCCCGACCGTCACCCGCTACGAGATCGAGCTGGGCCCGGCCGTCAAGGTCGAGAAGATCACCCAGCTGACGAAGAACATCTCCTACGCCGTCGCCACCGACAACGTGCGCATCCTGGCGCCGATCCCGGGCAAGTCGGCCGTCGGCATCGAGGTGCCCAACACCGACCGCGAGATGGTCCGCCTGGGCGACGTCCTGCGCAGCGGCACCGCGCGCGCCGAGCAGCACCCGCTCGTCGTCGGGCTGGGCAAGGACATCGAGGGCCACTTCCTCACCGCGAACCTCGCGAAGATGCCCCACCTGCTGGTCGCGGGCTCCACCGGCTCGGGCAAGTCGAGCTTCGTCAACTCCATGCTCGTGTCGCTGCTGAGCCGGGCCACGCCCGACGAGGTCCGGATGATCCTCATCGACCCCAAGATGGTCGAGCTGACGCCCTACGAGGGCATCCCGCACCTCATCACGCCCATCATCACCCAGCCCAAGAAGGCGGCGTCCGCGCTGGCCTGGCTGGTGGAGGAGATGGAGCAGCGCTACCAGGACATGCAGGTCAACAAGGTCCGCCACGTCGACGAGTTCAACCGCAAGGTGCGCAACGGCGAGATCACCGCGCCGCTGGGCTCCGAGCGCGTCTACCGGCCCTACCCCTACATCCTGTGCATCGTCGACGAGCTCGCCGACCTCATGATGACCGCCCCCCGCGACGTCGAGGACGCCGTCGTGCGGATCACGCAGAAGGCCCGCGCCGCCGGCATCCACCTGGTGCTCGCGACGCAGCGGCCCTCCGTCGACGTCGTCACCGGCCTGATCAAGACCAACGTGCCCTCGCGCCTGGCGTTCGCCACCTCGTCGCTCACCGACAGCCGCGTCATCCTCGACCAGCCCGGCGCCGAGAAGCTCATCGGCATGGGCGACGCGCTGTACCTGCCGATGGGCATGAGCAAGCCCGTCCGCATGCAGGGCGCGTTCGTCGACGACGACGAGATCTCCGCCGTCGTCGCGTTCACCAAGGACCAGGCCGAGCCCACCTACACCGAGGGTGTCACCGCGCAGAAGGCCGGCGAGGCCAAGGAGGTCGACCCGGAGATCGGCGACGACCTGGAGCTGCTCGTCCAGGCCACCGAGCTGATCGTCACCTCGCAGTTCGGCTCGACGTCGATGCTGCAGCGCAAGCTGCGCGTCGGGTTCGCGAAGGCGGGCCGCCTGATGGACCTGCTGGAGACGCGCGGGGTCGTCGGGCCGTCGGAGGGGTCGAAGGCGCGCGACGTCCTCATCAAGCCCGACGAGCTCGACGGTGTGATCTGGCTCATGCGCGGCGGCGGCGGAAGCGAGCCGGAGGAGCCGGACGAATGA
- a CDS encoding YceI family protein: MPIPLTGGLLSGEVRDVDGKPLAGAEISVFDRSSKRVAHSDTDAYGFFAHAVQPGDYRIRAEAGGYQSLHERAAVEWGAHHAVGQLTLVPDETLTTPVPGVYEIDPDHSAVRFVARHIAMSRVYGQFQEFSGQVRIAEEFEDSHVEVLIDAASVFTNVEKRDEHLRSADFLDVARFPKLHFTSHRFARAGGNRWLIDGELTLHGMTSDVQLDTTYLGMQEWNGLRAGCLATTQLHREHFTVNWQQMLARGVPVVGSTIEITLDVQGVLQQ, from the coding sequence ATGCCCATCCCGTTGACCGGCGGACTGCTCTCCGGTGAGGTCCGTGACGTCGACGGGAAGCCGCTGGCGGGCGCGGAGATCTCCGTGTTCGACCGGTCCAGCAAGCGCGTCGCGCACTCCGACACCGACGCCTACGGCTTCTTCGCCCACGCCGTGCAGCCCGGTGACTACCGCATCCGCGCCGAGGCGGGCGGCTACCAGAGCCTGCACGAGCGGGCGGCCGTCGAGTGGGGCGCGCACCACGCCGTCGGACAGCTCACGCTCGTCCCCGACGAGACGCTGACGACCCCGGTCCCCGGCGTCTACGAGATCGACCCCGACCACTCCGCCGTCCGCTTCGTGGCCCGCCACATCGCGATGTCGCGGGTGTACGGCCAGTTCCAGGAGTTCTCCGGGCAGGTCCGCATCGCCGAGGAGTTCGAGGACTCGCACGTCGAGGTGCTGATCGACGCGGCCAGCGTGTTCACCAACGTCGAGAAGCGCGACGAGCACCTGCGCTCGGCCGACTTCCTCGACGTCGCGCGCTTCCCCAAGCTGCACTTCACCAGCCACCGCTTCGCCCGCGCGGGCGGCAACCGCTGGCTGATCGACGGCGAGCTGACGCTGCACGGCATGACCAGCGACGTGCAGCTCGACACGACCTACCTGGGCATGCAGGAGTGGAACGGCCTGCGCGCGGGCTGCCTCGCCACCACGCAGCTGCACCGCGAGCACTTCACCGTCAACTGGCAGCAGATGCTGGCCCGCGGGGTGCCGGTCGTCGGCTCGACGATCGAGATCACCCTCGACGTGCAGGGCGTGCTGCAGCAGTAG
- a CDS encoding VOC family protein, whose amino-acid sequence MTTTVPTVWPTFVCRDPHAQLRFLVDAFGFTERAVHTDEGVVEHAELVWDGPDGAPAGGVMFGQHRPDDPCGQPPGGASVHVVVTAPDDLYDRAVAAGAVVLRPIENTDYGSRQFVVRDPEGNVWSFGTWYE is encoded by the coding sequence ATGACGACCACCGTCCCGACCGTCTGGCCCACCTTCGTCTGCCGCGACCCCCACGCCCAGCTGCGGTTCCTCGTCGACGCCTTCGGCTTCACCGAGCGCGCGGTGCACACCGACGAGGGCGTGGTGGAGCACGCCGAGCTCGTCTGGGACGGCCCGGACGGCGCCCCCGCGGGCGGGGTGATGTTCGGCCAGCACCGGCCCGACGACCCGTGCGGGCAGCCGCCCGGAGGGGCCTCGGTGCACGTCGTGGTGACCGCGCCGGACGACCTCTACGACCGCGCCGTGGCCGCCGGGGCGGTGGTGCTGCGCCCCATCGAGAACACCGACTACGGCAGCCGCCAGTTCGTCGTCCGCGACCCCGAGGGCAACGTGTGGAGCTTCGGCACCTGGTACGAGTGA
- a CDS encoding helix-turn-helix domain-containing protein, translating to MFWARPAPALRRWVGAYTGYRMNAGPPGVHQGVPSAHLTFLLCLDGQVEILANPDPARPPGRFTAMVAGLHDGPATIATGPAQTGMQLRLSWRGTRALLGVPAGELAGDTVDLAALLGARTGPLLDRLAEPGTWPERFARLDAALAGLAADAADDADAGVRPEVSYAWDRLVATGGTLRIADLADEVGWSRRHLADQLRRETGLAPKAAARVIRFERACDRLRFTDAPLSAVAADCGYVDQAHLSRDFRDLAGLTATQWRGELLTAHD from the coding sequence ATGTTCTGGGCGCGCCCGGCACCTGCGCTGCGGCGATGGGTGGGCGCCTACACGGGCTACCGGATGAACGCGGGCCCGCCCGGGGTCCACCAGGGCGTCCCCTCGGCCCACCTGACGTTCCTGCTCTGCCTCGACGGGCAGGTCGAGATCCTCGCCAACCCCGATCCGGCGCGGCCGCCCGGCAGGTTCACCGCGATGGTCGCGGGCCTGCACGACGGCCCGGCCACCATCGCGACCGGCCCGGCCCAGACGGGCATGCAGCTGCGGCTGAGCTGGCGCGGCACGCGCGCGCTGCTCGGGGTGCCCGCCGGCGAGCTCGCGGGCGACACCGTCGACCTCGCCGCGCTGCTCGGCGCCCGCACCGGTCCGCTGCTCGACCGCCTCGCCGAGCCCGGCACCTGGCCCGAGCGCTTCGCCCGGCTCGACGCGGCGCTGGCCGGGCTGGCCGCCGACGCCGCCGATGACGCCGACGCCGGCGTCCGCCCCGAGGTGTCCTACGCCTGGGACCGCCTGGTGGCCACCGGCGGCACGCTGCGCATCGCCGACCTCGCCGACGAGGTCGGGTGGAGCCGGCGCCACCTCGCCGACCAGCTCCGCCGCGAGACCGGCCTCGCCCCGAAGGCGGCCGCCCGCGTGATCCGGTTCGAGCGGGCGTGCGACCGCCTGCGCTTCACCGACGCCCCGCTGTCCGCCGTGGCCGCCGACTGCGGCTACGTCGACCAGGCCCACCTCTCGCGCGACTTCCGCGACCTCGCCGGCCTCACCGCCACGCAGTGGCGCGGCGAGCTGCTGACGGCCCACGACTGA
- a CDS encoding amino-acid N-acetyltransferase, with the protein MTAVVVRRARTSDVTTIKDLVDEYAGRVLLAKEIVTLYEAVPEFLVAEVDGQVVGCGALHVLWEDLGEIRTVAVHPRVLGRGVGHALVRGLIAGARELGLQRLFVLTFEKQFFSRHGFAEIDGTPVEPDVFAAMLRSYDAGVAEFLDLAHVKPNTLGNVRMLLRLT; encoded by the coding sequence ATGACGGCCGTTGTCGTCCGGCGGGCGCGCACGTCCGACGTGACCACCATCAAGGACCTCGTCGACGAGTACGCGGGGCGCGTCCTGCTCGCCAAGGAGATCGTCACCCTCTACGAGGCGGTGCCGGAGTTCCTCGTCGCGGAGGTCGACGGGCAGGTGGTCGGCTGCGGCGCGCTGCACGTGCTGTGGGAGGACCTGGGCGAGATCCGCACGGTGGCCGTGCACCCCCGGGTCCTCGGGCGCGGCGTCGGGCACGCGCTGGTCCGCGGCCTGATCGCGGGGGCGCGCGAGCTCGGGCTGCAGCGGCTGTTCGTGCTGACGTTCGAGAAGCAGTTCTTCTCCCGGCACGGGTTCGCCGAGATCGACGGCACCCCGGTCGAGCCCGACGTCTTCGCCGCGATGCTGCGCTCCTACGACGCCGGTGTGGCCGAGTTCCTCGACCTCGCACACGTCAAGCCCAACACGCTGGGCAACGTGCGGATGCTGCTGCGCCTGACCTGA
- the rimO gene encoding 30S ribosomal protein S12 methylthiotransferase RimO, with translation MSTPRRAALLTLGCARNEVDSEEIAGRLTDSGWELVDADDGADVILVNTCGFVEQAKKDSIDTLLAASDSAQESGAKVVAVGCLAERYGKELADQLPEADAVLGFDAYPDLAERLGDVLGGHAPAAHVPVDRRTLLPISPVERPAASADVAVPGHAWVPNLARTRLTEGPVANLKLASGCDRRCTFCAIPSFRGSFVSRPADDVVAEAAWLGMEGVRELYLVSENSTSYGKDLPGGTRALVRLLPRLTQVPGIDRVRVSYLQPAEMRPDLIEVIASTPGVAPYFDLSFQHAAPTLLRRMRRFGSRADFLDLCARIRALAPEAGIRSNFIVGFPGETDEEFAELEAFLSEARLDAVGLFGYSDEDGTEALSLPDKVPAEVITERLARLSSLVEELMSQRAEERIGTEVEVLVEVAEDEDFECTGRAAHQAPDVDGECVFERGSGLAVGDLVKAVVVGTEGADLVVSAREQVPRSTLARATAGVSGSGG, from the coding sequence GTGTCAACCCCACGTCGCGCCGCCCTGCTCACCCTGGGCTGTGCCCGCAACGAGGTCGACTCGGAGGAGATCGCCGGCCGGCTGACCGACAGCGGGTGGGAGCTCGTCGACGCCGACGACGGCGCCGACGTGATCCTGGTCAACACGTGCGGCTTCGTCGAGCAGGCCAAGAAGGACTCCATCGACACGCTGCTCGCCGCGTCGGACTCCGCGCAGGAGAGCGGCGCGAAGGTCGTCGCCGTCGGGTGCCTGGCCGAGCGCTACGGCAAGGAGCTCGCCGACCAGCTCCCCGAGGCCGACGCCGTGCTCGGCTTCGACGCCTACCCCGACCTCGCCGAGCGCCTGGGCGACGTCCTCGGCGGCCACGCGCCCGCCGCGCACGTCCCCGTCGACCGCCGCACGCTGCTGCCGATCTCCCCGGTCGAGCGGCCCGCCGCGTCCGCCGACGTCGCCGTCCCCGGGCACGCCTGGGTTCCCAACCTCGCCCGCACCCGCCTCACCGAGGGCCCGGTCGCCAACCTCAAGCTCGCCTCGGGCTGCGACCGCCGCTGCACCTTCTGCGCCATCCCGTCCTTCCGCGGCTCGTTCGTCTCGCGCCCGGCCGACGACGTCGTCGCCGAGGCGGCGTGGCTGGGCATGGAGGGCGTGCGCGAGCTGTACCTCGTCAGCGAGAACTCCACGTCCTACGGCAAGGACCTGCCCGGCGGCACGCGCGCGCTGGTCCGGCTGCTGCCGCGGCTCACGCAGGTGCCCGGCATCGACCGCGTCCGCGTCAGCTACCTGCAGCCCGCCGAGATGCGCCCCGACCTCATCGAGGTGATCGCCTCGACGCCCGGCGTCGCGCCGTACTTCGACCTGTCGTTCCAGCACGCCGCGCCCACGCTGCTGCGCCGGATGCGCCGCTTCGGCTCGCGCGCCGACTTCCTCGACCTGTGCGCACGCATCCGCGCCCTCGCCCCCGAGGCGGGGATCCGCAGCAACTTCATCGTCGGGTTCCCGGGGGAGACCGACGAGGAGTTCGCCGAGCTGGAGGCGTTCCTGTCCGAGGCCCGGCTCGACGCGGTGGGCCTGTTCGGCTACTCCGACGAGGACGGCACCGAGGCCCTCTCGCTGCCCGACAAGGTGCCGGCCGAGGTGATCACCGAGCGCCTGGCGCGGCTGTCGTCGCTGGTCGAGGAGCTGATGAGCCAGCGGGCCGAGGAGCGGATCGGCACCGAGGTCGAGGTGCTCGTCGAGGTCGCCGAGGACGAGGACTTCGAGTGCACCGGGCGGGCCGCGCACCAGGCGCCCGACGTCGACGGGGAGTGCGTGTTCGAGCGCGGCTCCGGGCTGGCGGTCGGCGACCTGGTGAAGGCGGTCGTCGTCGGCACCGAGGGGGCCGACCTGGTCGTCTCCGCACGGGAGCAGGTCCCGCGCAGCACCCTGGCGCGCGCCACGGCGGGCGTGTCGGGGAGCGGGGGGTGA
- the pgsA gene encoding CDP-diacylglycerol--glycerol-3-phosphate 3-phosphatidyltransferase produces MTSRPTGPPPVLNIANVLTGIRLLLVPVFLAALLTDDGRSTTWRLTAFGVFALASFTDSLDGDIARRRGLVTAFGTIADPIADKALTGSALIGLSVLGIVPWWVTVVIMGRELGVTLLRLLVLRHGVIPASRGGKAKTALQTLAIGLYLLPLTELLGPSTTIDVVRWAVLAAAVVLTVVTGLDYVLRAARLRAASAS; encoded by the coding sequence GTGACCTCGCGGCCGACGGGTCCGCCGCCGGTGCTCAACATCGCCAACGTGCTCACCGGCATCCGGCTGCTGCTCGTTCCGGTGTTCCTCGCCGCGCTGCTCACCGACGACGGCCGGAGCACCACCTGGCGGCTCACCGCGTTCGGCGTGTTCGCGCTCGCGTCGTTCACCGACAGCCTCGACGGCGACATCGCCCGCCGCCGCGGCCTCGTCACCGCGTTCGGCACGATCGCCGACCCGATCGCCGACAAGGCGCTCACCGGGTCCGCGCTGATCGGGCTGTCGGTGCTGGGCATCGTCCCGTGGTGGGTCACCGTCGTGATCATGGGCCGGGAGCTGGGCGTCACGCTGCTGCGGCTGCTCGTGCTGCGCCACGGCGTCATCCCGGCCAGCCGCGGCGGCAAGGCCAAGACGGCCCTGCAGACGCTCGCGATCGGGCTCTACCTGCTGCCGCTGACGGAGCTGCTCGGGCCGTCCACGACCATCGACGTCGTGCGGTGGGCGGTGCTCGCGGCAGCCGTCGTGCTCACCGTCGTCACCGGTCTGGACTACGTGCTGCGGGCCGCGCGGCTGCGGGCGGCGTCCGCGTCCTGA
- a CDS encoding helix-turn-helix domain-containing protein: MREAIGGSLRRARTGRRRTLRDVSRRARVSLGYLSEVERGRKEPSSELLAAICDALDITLSDLLGDAAEALSAAALDVVGRRPVGLRHTDLRIAGVDEPATVAAPAGMPLAPVAPVPLPQPVARAAA, encoded by the coding sequence ATGCGAGAGGCGATCGGTGGCAGCCTCCGCCGGGCCCGTACGGGCCGGCGGCGCACCCTGCGCGACGTGTCGCGGCGGGCGCGCGTGAGCCTCGGATACCTCTCCGAGGTCGAGCGCGGGCGCAAGGAGCCCTCCAGCGAGCTGCTCGCCGCGATCTGCGACGCCCTCGACATCACGCTGTCCGACCTCCTGGGCGACGCCGCCGAGGCGCTGTCCGCCGCCGCGCTCGACGTCGTCGGCCGCCGCCCGGTGGGTCTGCGCCACACCGACCTCCGCATCGCCGGCGTCGACGAGCCCGCCACGGTCGCCGCGCCCGCGGGCATGCCGCTGGCCCCCGTCGCGCCCGTCCCGCTGCCGCAGCCGGTGGCCCGCGCCGCCGCCTGA
- a CDS encoding PspA/IM30 family protein: MANPFVKSWKYLMALFSSKVDEYADPKVQIQQAIEDAQRQHQALSQQAAAVIGNQRQLEMKLNRQLGDIEKLQASARQALVLADQARAAGDEVKAGQYEQSAQAFATQLVTAEQSVEDMKTLHDQSIQAAGQAKQAVERNAMMLQQKIAERTKLLSQLEQAKMQEQAAASLRQMSELAAPGNTPSLEEVREKIERRYANALGAGELAQNSVQGRMLEVQASTADMAGASRLEQIRASLHGTPVAGEVTAAPTPASTPQLDKQQQPGTA; the protein is encoded by the coding sequence ATGGCCAACCCGTTCGTGAAGTCCTGGAAGTACCTCATGGCGCTGTTCTCGTCGAAGGTCGACGAGTACGCCGACCCGAAGGTGCAGATCCAGCAGGCCATCGAGGACGCCCAGCGCCAGCACCAGGCGCTGTCGCAGCAGGCGGCGGCCGTCATCGGCAACCAGCGCCAGCTGGAGATGAAGCTCAACCGCCAGCTCGGCGACATCGAGAAGCTGCAGGCCTCGGCCCGCCAGGCCCTCGTGCTCGCCGACCAGGCCCGCGCGGCCGGGGACGAGGTGAAGGCCGGGCAGTACGAGCAGTCCGCCCAGGCGTTCGCCACGCAGCTCGTCACCGCGGAGCAGTCCGTCGAGGACATGAAGACGCTGCACGACCAGTCGATCCAGGCCGCGGGCCAGGCGAAGCAGGCGGTCGAGCGCAACGCGATGATGCTGCAGCAGAAGATCGCCGAGCGCACGAAGCTGCTCAGCCAGCTCGAGCAGGCGAAGATGCAGGAGCAGGCCGCGGCGTCGCTGCGGCAGATGAGCGAGCTGGCCGCCCCGGGCAACACCCCCTCGCTGGAAGAGGTCCGGGAGAAGATCGAGCGGCGCTACGCCAACGCCCTCGGTGCGGGCGAGCTGGCGCAGAACTCGGTGCAGGGCCGCATGCTCGAGGTGCAGGCCTCCACGGCCGACATGGCCGGGGCGAGCCGCCTGGAGCAGATCCGGGCGTCGCTGCACGGCACGCCGGTGGCCGGTGAGGTCACGGCGGCCCCGACCCCCGCCTCCACCCCCCAGCTCGACAAGCAGCAGCAGCCCGGCACGGCCTGA
- a CDS encoding ABC transporter ATP-binding protein gives MAVIEVQDLHKRYRDHVAVHDVSFTVEEGEVFGVLGPNGAGKTTTVECVGGLRRPDGGRVSVCGLDPRRDRAAVREILGIQLQASELPDKLRVREAVELFASFYPAPADPGTLIERWGLADKRETPFGQLSGGQKQRLSIVLALVGNPRVAILDELTTGLDPQARRDTWDAIEQIRDSGVTVVLVTHFMEEAERLCDRLAVIDGGRVVALDTPSGLVAALPAGQTLRFRADVDDPDDRFDAVLTALPQVRTVTRRGARIEVTGHGDLLTAVTSALAARGVVPVDLRLEQADLDDAFLALTGTKGTR, from the coding sequence ATGGCCGTCATCGAGGTGCAGGACCTGCACAAGCGCTACCGCGACCACGTCGCCGTGCACGACGTGTCCTTCACCGTCGAGGAGGGCGAGGTCTTCGGCGTGCTCGGGCCGAACGGGGCCGGGAAGACCACGACCGTCGAGTGCGTCGGCGGGCTCCGCCGCCCCGACGGCGGCCGCGTCTCGGTGTGCGGGCTCGACCCCCGCCGCGACCGCGCCGCCGTCCGCGAGATCCTCGGCATCCAGCTCCAGGCGAGCGAGCTGCCCGACAAGCTGCGGGTGCGCGAGGCCGTCGAGCTGTTCGCGTCGTTCTACCCGGCCCCCGCCGACCCCGGCACGCTCATCGAGCGCTGGGGCCTCGCGGACAAGCGCGAGACCCCCTTCGGCCAGCTGTCGGGCGGGCAGAAGCAGCGGCTGTCGATCGTGCTGGCGCTCGTCGGCAACCCGCGCGTCGCCATCCTCGACGAGCTCACCACCGGCCTCGACCCGCAGGCCCGCCGCGACACCTGGGACGCGATCGAGCAGATCCGCGACTCCGGCGTCACGGTCGTGCTCGTCACGCACTTCATGGAGGAGGCCGAGCGCCTCTGCGACCGCCTCGCCGTGATCGACGGGGGCCGCGTCGTCGCGCTCGACACCCCGTCCGGGCTGGTCGCCGCCCTGCCCGCGGGCCAGACCCTGCGCTTCCGCGCCGACGTCGACGACCCGGACGACCGGTTCGACGCCGTGCTCACCGCGCTGCCGCAGGTGCGCACGGTCACCCGCCGCGGCGCCCGGATCGAGGTCACCGGCCACGGCGACCTGCTCACGGCCGTCACCTCCGCCCTCGCCGCCCGCGGGGTCGTCCCCGTCGACCTGCGCCTGGAGCAGGCCGACCTCGACGACGCCTTCCTGGCGCTCACCGGCACGAAGGGAACCCGATGA
- a CDS encoding ABC transporter permease, which produces MTTVLARTELRLFLRDPATTLFGILLPAAILTGLGSIPALREPAEVFGGLRFTEYFAPSLLAVSIAVLGLQTLPVGLATYREKGVLRRLSTTPVRPQAVIVAQLLINLVTAAAGSLLMVAVAVGVFDVPAPRHPLGFAAAFLLGTSAVFALGLVVAGVAPRARTATAIGTVLFMLTQFFAGVYLPKFLLPEPVVAIGAYVPPGITAFQDAWTGAGPQPVQLLVMALVAVAATAVAARFFRWE; this is translated from the coding sequence ATGACCACCGTCCTCGCCCGCACCGAGCTGCGCCTGTTCCTGCGGGACCCGGCCACCACGCTGTTCGGGATCCTGCTGCCGGCCGCGATCCTCACCGGCCTGGGTTCGATCCCGGCGCTGCGGGAGCCGGCGGAGGTGTTCGGCGGTCTGCGGTTCACCGAGTACTTCGCGCCGTCGCTGCTGGCCGTCAGCATCGCCGTGCTCGGCCTGCAGACCCTGCCGGTCGGGCTCGCGACCTACCGCGAGAAGGGCGTGCTGCGCCGCCTGTCGACGACGCCGGTGCGCCCACAGGCCGTGATCGTCGCGCAGCTGCTCATCAACCTGGTGACGGCGGCGGCGGGCTCGCTGCTCATGGTCGCGGTCGCCGTCGGCGTGTTCGACGTGCCCGCGCCCCGGCACCCGCTCGGCTTCGCGGCGGCGTTCCTGCTGGGGACCTCGGCGGTGTTCGCGCTCGGGCTGGTCGTCGCCGGGGTCGCGCCGCGCGCCCGCACCGCGACGGCGATCGGCACGGTCCTGTTCATGCTCACCCAGTTCTTCGCGGGGGTGTACCTGCCGAAGTTCCTGCTGCCCGAGCCCGTCGTGGCGATCGGGGCGTACGTGCCGCCGGGCATCACGGCCTTCCAGGACGCCTGGACCGGCGCCGGTCCGCAGCCGGTGCAGCTCCTCGTGATGGCGCTCGTGGCCGTTGCGGCGACCGCGGTCGCGGCTAGGTTCTTCCGGTGGGAGTGA